In Ursus arctos isolate Adak ecotype North America unplaced genomic scaffold, UrsArc2.0 scaffold_10, whole genome shotgun sequence, the DNA window CTGCGGCCACTCGGACAGCTTCTTCTTCATCGAGGTGGGCCGGTCGGCTGTCACGGGCCCAGGTGAGCTGTGGATGCAGGCCGACGACTCGGTGGTGGCGCAGAACATCCACGAGACCATCCTGGAGGCCATGAAGGCACTCAAGGAGCTCTTCGAGTTCCGGCCGCGCAGTAAGAGCCAGTCGTCGGGCTCGTCCTCCACACACCCCATCAGCGTCCCCGGCGCGCGCCGCCACCACCACCTGGTCAACCTGCCCCCCAGCCAGACGGGCCTGGTGCGCCGCTCGCGCACCGACAGCCTGGCCGCCACCCCGCCGGCCGCCAAGTGCAGCTCTTGTCGGGTGCGCACGGCCAGCGAGGGAGACGGCGgcgcggcggcgggggcgggggcggcgggcggcAGGCCTGTGTCTGTAGCCGGGAGTCCCCTGAGCCCCGGGCCGGTGCGCGCGCCCCTGAGCCGCTCACACACCCTGAGCGGCGGCTGCGGCGCCCGCGCGAGCAAGGTGGCGCTGGCGCCGGCAGGGGGCGCCCTGCAACACAGCCGCTCCATGTCCATGCCGGTGGCGCACTCGCCCCCAGCCGCCACCAGCCCCAGCAGCCTGTCGTCCAGCAGCGGGCATGGCTCCGGTTCTTACCCGCCGCCGCCAGGCCCGCATCCGCACCTGCAGCACGCCCTGCACCACCCCGCGGGCCAGCGGCCCTCCAGCGGCAGCGCCTCGGCCTCCGGCTCCCCCAGCGACCCTGGCTTCATGTCTCTGGATGAGTATGGCTCCAGCCCTGGGGACCTGAGAGCCTTCTGCAGCCACAGGAGCAACACGCCCGAGTCCATCGCTGAGACACCTCCGGCCAGAGACGGCAGCGGGGGCGAGCTGTACGGGTACATGACTATGGACAGGCCCCTGAGCCACTGTGGTCGCCCCTACCGCAGAGTCTCTGGGGACGGGGCCCAGGACTTGGACCGAGGGCTGAGGAAGAGGACTTACTCCCTGACCACACCTGCCCGGCAGCGGCCAGTGCCCCAGCCCTCCTCTGCATCCCTGGATGAATACACCCTGATGCGGGCCACGTTCTCCGGCAGCTCCGGCCGCCTCTGCCCATCCTGTCCCGCGTCATCTCCCAAAGTGGCCTACCACCCCTATCCTGAGGACTATGGCGACATCGAGATCGGGTCCCATAGGAGCTCTAGCAGTAACCTGGGTGCCGACGATGGCTACATGCCCATGACCCCTGGCGTGGCCCTCCtgggtggtggcagtggcagcTGTAAGAGTGATGACTACATGCCCATGAGCCCCACTAGCGTGTCTGCCCCGAAGCAGATCCTGCAGCCTCGGGCCGCGGccgcagccctgccccccacaggaGCCGCAGTGCCCGCACCCACCCCTACGGCCAGTAGGGCCTTTCCAGCGAACGGGGGCAGCTACAAGACGAGCTCCCCAGCCGAGAGCTCCCCTGAGGACAGTGGGTACATGCGTATGTGGTGTGGCTCCAAGCTGTCCATGGAGAACACTGACACCAAGCTGCTACCCAACGGGGACTACCTCAATATGTCCCCCAGCGACGCGGGTACCTCAGGGACACCTCCCGACTTCTTCTCGGCTGCCTTGCATGGCAGCGGGGAGATGCTCAGGGGAGTCCCTGGCTATTGCTATAGCTCCCTGCCTCGCTCCTACAAGGCTCCCTACACGTGCAACGGGGACAACGACCAGTATGTGCTCATGAGCTCCCCCGTGGGGCGCATCCTGGAAGAGGAGAGGCTAGAACCGCCTGCCGGCCCTGGCGCACCATCCACTAGCGCTTTCGCGGCCGGAGGCGGCCACATCCAACCTCCTCACCCAGTAGTGCCTTCGCCCAGCAGGCCGAGTGGCAGCAGCGGTGGCCGCCCAGAGGGCTTCCTGAACCAGCGCTGCCGGTTAGTGCGGCCCACACGCCTGTCCCTGGAGGGGCTTCAGACCCTGCCCAGCATGCACGAGTACCCTCTGCCGCCTGAGCCCAAGAGCCCGGGCGAGTACATCAACATTGACTTTGGTGAAGCCGGAACTCGCCTGTCTCCGCCCGCGCCTCCGCTGCTGGCTTCGGCGGCCTCATCGTCCTCACTGCTGTCCGCCAGCAGCCCGGCCTCGTCCCTGGGCTCGGGCACCCCGGGCACGAGCAGCGACAGCAGGCAGCGCTCCCCACTCTCCGACTACATGAACCTTGACTTCAGCTCGCCCAAGTCACCCAAGCCGGGCACCCAGAGCGGGGACCCCGTGGGCTCCCTGGATGCCCTCCTGTCCCCTGAGGCCTCGTCCCCCTACCCACCGCTGCCCCCCCGTCCTGcggcccccacctcctccctgcagCCGCAgccgcccccaccgccccccccaggGGAGCTGTACCGCCTGCCCCAGGCGTCAACTTCCCAGGGCCCCAGCGCTGCCTCCTCTTCGTCCTCGGAGACTGGGGACAATGGTGACTACACCGAGATGGCCTTTGGCGTGGCTGCCACCCCGCCACAACCCATCGCGGCCCCCCCGAAGCCGGAAGGTGCCCGCGTGACCAGCCCCACCTCCGGCTTGAAGAGGCTGAGTCTCATGGATCAGGTGTCGGGAGTCGAGGCCTTCCTGCAGGCGAGCCAGCCCCCAGACCCTCACCGGGGAGCCAAGGTCATCCGCGCAGACCCACAGGGGGGCCGCCGCCGCCACAGCTCCGAGACCTTCTCCTCGACCACCACTGTGACCCCCGTGTCCCCATCCTTCGCCCATAACCCTAAGCGCCACAACTCGGCCTCTGTGGAAAACGTCTCTCTCAGGAAAAGCAGCGAAGGGGGCGGCAGTGGCGTCCTGGGTGGGGGCGACGAGCGCCCCACGTCCCCCCGCCAGTTGCAGCCACCGCCCCCCCAGCAGGCGCGCCCATGGGTACCAAGTCAGCCTGGGGGCTTGGTTGGCTGCCCTGGGGGCAGTGGGTCTCCAATGCGCAGGGAGACCTCTGCCGGCTTCCAGAACGGCCTCAACTACATCGCCATCGACGTGAGGGACGAGCCTGGGCTGTCAGCGGCCCCACAGCAGCATCCTCATCCGCAGCCCGGAGACAAGAGCGCCTGGGGCCGGACCCGCAGCCTCGGGGGCCTCATCAGCGCTGTGGGGGGCAGCGGCAGCGGTGGGGTATGTGGGGGGCCGGGCCCTGGCGCCCTACCCTCTGCCAACACCTATGCCAGCATTGACTTCTTGTCCCATCACCTGAAGGAGGCCACCATTGTGAAAGGTGAGGCCCGTGCACCTTGTggatggtggggggaagggtggggggcaggcgggGAGGCCGGTGAGCTACTCTGGGTTCACTGCCGTTCTCTCCTTTGGTACCTTGACCTGAGTGCCGAAATGTTGGACCAGActgcttgctttgttttccttttgctcccCTGGCTTTTGTCCAAACCAAGAGCAGTCCAGTGGTCTTTGAGTTGAGCGGGAAGCGTCCCACTAAGGAGACGTGGATTTGTTGTTATGGCCCAGCCCCATTTCCCTTTTCCTACAGCCCCCTCTTCCCCGTCGGTTCCCAGGGCAGCCGTCTCCCCAGGTCAGCCACCCCAGAGTGCCAGTTACGGGTTCTTGACCTGAAGTTTGACAGCTCCCTCgcctttccctttgttttcctgGAACCAGGTCCCGCCTGATTTTTGCTGAGCCTCGAAGTTTATGAAAACAGGCCTGCAAGTCATTTAGAAAATGAGCGTCCATTTTGGTGGGTGCAACAGGGAGCAGTTAACCATTTCAGTTTTACACGGAAACTGTCGGGGCTTTTCCCTAAGAGACACCGTTTTTCTCCTGAGGCTCTGAAATGGGGACCGTGCCTACACACAGCATAAAAGCAGTGGTCCTCACACTCGAGCCTACCTGGGAGTCCGCTGGCCGGAGTTAAGCCTGGATGGCCGGGCTGTAGAAAGCCCCGGGGACTTTGGTGCAGTAGGCCTAGGGTGTGGCCTGGAACGTGCCTTTCTAAGAAGTTCCCAGGTTTTGTCGATGCTGCTGGTCGGGGAGCATCCTTTGGGAACCCTGTCCCATGTTAGGCTCCCCTGGGGAGGTTTGAGAATTTACCGACGGGGCCTCGCGCAGATGCATGGAAGCCAAGGCCCCGCGGGCAGAGCTCGGGGTTGTTCAGTGTTGGCCCGGGGGGTGTGGACGTGCAGCGGGATTTAGGATCTGTGCTGTCGAGAAAACAAGTGGGAGGCAACCTGCCGGATCTTTTCCAGAACAGCTGGACAGGAGGGTGCCCCGTAGCGTTGCTCAGGTCCTCCTCACACAtccctgaggagggaggggtgtgCTTGCTTGCAGCAGGTGCTGCATCCCGAGGACCTCAACTCTGCatggctgggggggagggggggagggggggcggagagggagggagggttcaATTCCTAATTTTTCTGGTTGGGGGGTTGCTAGTCAGGTAGAGGCTCGGGGCCACCACAAAGCACGAAGCAATGAGTCGTGGTCTGTGGATGCTGGCCTAAGGTCAGCAGTGTGCAGGGGTCCCAGGTGATGCTGTCGTTGGCGGTGGGGTCCGTGTGccttttgttcttaaaataaacaGAGTCGCTGAATGCCATCCAAGTCCAACACGGGGTTTGGAGTATGCTTGGGACTGTGAGTCCCGGGGGTTTAAAAGTACAGCAATAGGGTAATGCCCTGTTGTTCTAACATAATAGAGGAAGAgctctttacttttttattaaaaccGTAGAGGAGAAGATGAAAAGAGTCCTAGAGAATGAGGAGGAGGGGGGACTTTAGCATCTAGTTACAGCAGTTGTGTCCCACAAGCGGGGACTCTCCACTGCAGGTCCCTGGGCTTGGAGTTGAGTGAAGCACTACAGGTACTTCTGAAAAATGGCTCGTGTGTGTCAGGGAGTTGAAGGATGGGCTGCCGTCCAGGACACAGACCATAGAAGCACACGAGCATGACTAGAATTGCGTTGGGGGGGAAATGCATGCACACAGAATTGTTTTCCGTATGCCCAAACGGGTGTATGGGGTATATGTCATAGTGAACATGAAAGTACATTTTGCTGAAATCTGATTCTAATCAGAAAAGCAGCCTGGGAACAGAACACCTTTTACGCCTGTGGGTGAAGCAGGCAGCAAAAACCTGGACTGGACTGCGCCAGGCCCCGGGAGCGGGCTCCGGCAGTAGCAGGAGGAGTGGGCCGGAGTGCCAGGCCTGAAGGGATTCAAGGCCTTTCTGATAAGGGAGATACACGCGGAAATGTGATTCATGTATGATAGAATGCCCTCTCCAGACTAGGGAAAACGTGAAACTGCGAGAGATAAGTTTAGTAGGAGACCCGATGTAGCTTGTTTCGTTTGTGTTCCCACCAGTATAAAATTCCTTTCAACCTATAGGACTCAGGACTCTGAAACCAAAACAGCCGCTCATACGCTGCTCCACGGTGGCAGAACAAAGACGAGATTGGATTTGCTGGCTGTTTTTCCAGAGTCTCTGTGGGCACTATGGTAAACACccttttaagaaggaaaaggacTATTTTTAAGCAAAACAGAGGGCAGCAATTGACCCATTGTGCCAAAACCACAGTTTTATGTAAGAGGACTGCGTGCTAAATGGATTTCTAGTAAACTGATGTGACACGGAGAACAGTAGAACAGGAAAGACAAGGATGTCGTCTTAATTAATGTGGAACCTGAGTTGTGGTCCGCGGAGCCGGAAGGGAGCTCAAAGTGAACGTCCACTTTTATTTCACTCACGTGTGCGTGTAGAAATTTGTTTGTGGTGCTTATAAGTAAAAAGTTCACAGGAGATGAGCGTCCTCTGAGAGAATGATTTATAGGGAGGAAGACTTGGAAAGCATTTCTTTGAAGATGAAATAGGAGAACTTCCTGGGCCATTGTGTGCACTGGCCTGGTGTTCACAGTGGCTTATGTGTGTCCACACTGAGCTCCTCGGGCTCCACGTGGGGATACGTCATTAATTATGCTGAAGTGGATTAATTTAGGGTTGTTTGGGTCGAGTTTGGCATTTGCATAAGTGGTAACAAAGACACAAGGTTCCTGCAATGCTTGATAGCTGTTTACAATAGAATTGGGGATGCTGGGATTTCAGTACCGGAACCCAGGGAACAAGTTAGTACActttatgggtgtgtgtgtgtgtgtgtgtgtgtgtgtatgtgcatgctctggattaaaatataataataatatatataatacaatagtTTGTATTAATCCAGAGCAAATAAAAATTGAACTCTAAATTATGCATCTTACTTGGGAGCAAGGGAAGGTCCTTACTGTGTGTTTTGCGTGCGTGTATGTAGGAAAATCGAACCAATCTGTCAGAGCGGTGCTGTTTCAGAAGTGGAAATAAGAGTACGGAATTTACTGTGCTTTAaagcagcatttaaaaattaactgataCATTTTTGTGCTATGATTAGAGGTTGGTATATGTCGTACAAGGTACTATCTTAGTGTTCTGTTCCTCTTTAATGGGATTTTTATTCTAAACTTggtttttctgtatgtataaGGCAGCTTAGATAAGAGTTACCATTGTAAGCATCTGTGTTTAAATTCTGTTTGATAAAGGGACTATTTATTCATATCCTATGGTCAGAGAATTTGGGGATAAGAGGAATGTCTCCAGAGTAACAACATAATCAGGATTTATGTTTAAAAGGATTGTCTATTGGAAGTCTGAAAGTAAAGAACTTGAATATTTTTAGAACTCCAGTGAGATTGCTTGACAAACCACATGCCCTTTATTTTTCCGTTGTGCGTGCTCTCCTGCTTTGGTTGGCCAGCTCTTGTTGTAATAAGATAATAAGGAACACGGCTCCTGCCCTGTTCCCAGGAACAGACACCTAAGGTGCTAATGAAAACACACAGGCTTTCGTGAATGAAAGTCACGTGACTTGTTCTACTTCCTTTATTGAAAGAGAAACCTTTACAAAAATAGTACTTCGTAGAAGGAAGTATAGTATGTGGAACATTAAACCAGGAATCAGGAAACCAGGTTCTAGTTGCTGATCTTAATGAGTCATTGTGTGACAGAGGAAAACCTTTTAACCccactttctcactttctct includes these proteins:
- the IRS2 gene encoding insulin receptor substrate 2; amino-acid sequence: MASPPLHGPPGPAGGDGPNLNNNNNNNHSVRKCGYLRKQKHGHKRFFVLRGPGDEATATAGGGPAPQPPRLEYYESEKKWRSKAGAPKRVIALDCCLNINKRADAKHKYLIALYTKDEYFAVAAENEQEQEGWYRALTDLVSEGRAGDAPPAAATAASCSASLPGALGGSAGAAAADDSYGLVAPATAAYREVWQVNLKPKGLGQSKNLTGVYRLCLSARTIGFVKLNCEQPSVTLQLMNIRRCGHSDSFFFIEVGRSAVTGPGELWMQADDSVVAQNIHETILEAMKALKELFEFRPRSKSQSSGSSSTHPISVPGARRHHHLVNLPPSQTGLVRRSRTDSLAATPPAAKCSSCRVRTASEGDGGAAAGAGAAGGRPVSVAGSPLSPGPVRAPLSRSHTLSGGCGARASKVALAPAGGALQHSRSMSMPVAHSPPAATSPSSLSSSSGHGSGSYPPPPGPHPHLQHALHHPAGQRPSSGSASASGSPSDPGFMSLDEYGSSPGDLRAFCSHRSNTPESIAETPPARDGSGGELYGYMTMDRPLSHCGRPYRRVSGDGAQDLDRGLRKRTYSLTTPARQRPVPQPSSASLDEYTLMRATFSGSSGRLCPSCPASSPKVAYHPYPEDYGDIEIGSHRSSSSNLGADDGYMPMTPGVALLGGGSGSCKSDDYMPMSPTSVSAPKQILQPRAAAAALPPTGAAVPAPTPTASRAFPANGGSYKTSSPAESSPEDSGYMRMWCGSKLSMENTDTKLLPNGDYLNMSPSDAGTSGTPPDFFSAALHGSGEMLRGVPGYCYSSLPRSYKAPYTCNGDNDQYVLMSSPVGRILEEERLEPPAGPGAPSTSAFAAGGGHIQPPHPVVPSPSRPSGSSGGRPEGFLNQRCRLVRPTRLSLEGLQTLPSMHEYPLPPEPKSPGEYINIDFGEAGTRLSPPAPPLLASAASSSSLLSASSPASSLGSGTPGTSSDSRQRSPLSDYMNLDFSSPKSPKPGTQSGDPVGSLDALLSPEASSPYPPLPPRPAAPTSSLQPQPPPPPPPGELYRLPQASTSQGPSAASSSSSETGDNGDYTEMAFGVAATPPQPIAAPPKPEGARVTSPTSGLKRLSLMDQVSGVEAFLQASQPPDPHRGAKVIRADPQGGRRRHSSETFSSTTTVTPVSPSFAHNPKRHNSASVENVSLRKSSEGGGSGVLGGGDERPTSPRQLQPPPPQQARPWVPSQPGGLVGCPGGSGSPMRRETSAGFQNGLNYIAIDVRDEPGLSAAPQQHPHPQPGDKSAWGRTRSLGGLISAVGGSGSGGVCGGPGPGALPSANTYASIDFLSHHLKEATIVKE